The following are from one region of the Colius striatus isolate bColStr4 chromosome Z, bColStr4.1.hap1, whole genome shotgun sequence genome:
- the PJA2 gene encoding E3 ubiquitin-protein ligase Praja-2 isoform X1: protein MAMGQEAGKPPWPKPAGGFQTVRSKRYGRRHAYVSFRPPLNSQDRDEHQHNEVCKQLELENVQKENSLCSSPLVQAASGLFSESLENTGVGEPICRSVTSQAFDMNTSPLSQFSCELEDSRISGNFMNPHGNSEDLAEYSSGGQSDLNGQNGMAFVDIDSYEPDSSDGEEDDAQDEFSLAREEAGMFQETLDNVLSELDKGIESFTDVQSRLSGLNYSVSRECCEEVGPMPSKSCFGIDSELACPNSRRFKSSAAYQTVPKSSPAGINYESESVGMGTPVAIASELDDDWKTDEGIPPELVVRPKIRKQNTSNQFNEEKFLPNDNEESSSWRRTGIAEVQQGCAEYAMRNSKEEMSSSIFFDSREYEVHRQNTEIHLSKTAAAQEEDIPDDCTFWGDFEDCKRLFAVCRQNENSSECSDGEWSTAVPTYFTATEKDQSSSDESWETVSGREEHEPEVQSRSIDDEEESTDFCLQGGEQTLEEGEVPWLQYREEGASSSDEENDLTSDFVHPGFFLLDGNNNPEDDSSVSEDLDVEWRLLDEFDDLELAQAIPYVNPQFLSFMALERSLQEAVETALVQMESLGFDFEEAHPPATKETIDSLPQIIVTDNHHGQELCCAICCSEYVKDEVITELPCHHLFHKPCVTLWLQKSGTCPICRHVLGPVLPEATDTISILSDCDSVSSIQTSAGGSD from the exons CAATGGGGCAAGAAGCTGGAAAACCTCCTTGGCCTAAACCAGCAGGAGGATTTCAGACTGTTAGAAGTAAAAGATACGGAAGAAGACATGCCTATGTCAGTTTCAGACCACCTTTGAACAGCCAAGACAGAGATGAACATCAACACAATGAAGTCTGCAAACAATTAGAGTTGGAGAATGTTCAGAAAGAGAATTCTTTAT GTTCCAGTCCGTTGGTTCAAGCTGCTTCTGGTTTATTCAGTGAGTCTTTAGAAAATACTGGAGTTGGAGAACCCATTTGCCGAAGTGTAACAAGCCAAGCTTTTGATATGAACACGTCACCATTGTCTCAGTTCTCGTGTGAACTGGAAGACAGCCGAATCTCAGGGAACTTTATGAATCCTCACGGAAATTCTGAGGACCTTGCAGAATACTCATCTGGAGGGCAGAGTGATTTGAATGGTCAGAATGGAATGGCTTTTGTAGACATTGACTCTTACGAGCCAGATAGCAGTGATGGAGAGGAAGATGATGCTCAAGATGAGTTCTCTTTGGCAAGAGAAGAGGCAGGTATGTTCCAGGAAACACTAGATAATGTACTTTCTGAGTTAGACAAAGGCATAGAGTCTTTTACTGATGTGCAGTCTAGACTGTCAGGTCTCAACTACAGCGTTTCCAGAGAGTGCTGTGAAGAAGTAGGACCAATGCCTTCAAAGAGCTGTTTTGGCATAGACTCAGAGTTGGCATGTCCAAACAGCAGAAGATTTAAATCTTCTGCTGCATATCAAACTGTACCAAAAAGCAGCCCAGCTGGTATCAATTATGAAAGTGAGAGTGTTGGAATGGGAACCCCTGTAGCAATTGCTAGCGAATTAGATGATGATTGGAAGACTGACGAAGGAATTCCACCTGAGCTAGTAGTGAGGcccaaaataagaaaacaaaatacttccAACCAGTTCAATGAAGAGAAGTTTCTCCCTAATGATAATGAAGAAAGTAGTTCCTGGAGGAGAACTGGAATTGCTGAAGTCCAGCAAGGCTGTGCTGAGTATGCCATGAGAAACAGTAAAGAAGAGATGAGCTCTAGCATATTCTTTGACTCAAGAGAGTATGAAGTTCACcgacaaaacacagaaatacatctaagtaaaactgcagcagctcaagAAGAAGATATTCCAGATGATTGTACTTTTTGGGGTGATTTTGAAGACTGCAAGAGGCTCTTTGCAGTGTGCCGCCAAAATGAAAACAG CTCAGAATGCAGTGATGGAGAATGGTCTACAGCTGTGCCTACCTATTTTACTGCTACAGAAAAAGACCAGTCCTCAAGTGATGAGAGCTGGGAGACTGTCTCAGGCAGGGAGGAACATGAACCTGAAGTGCAGAGCCGCAGCATTGATGATGAAGAGGAGAGCACAGACTTCTGTTTGCAAGGAGG GGAACAGACATTGGAGGAAGGAGAAGTTCCTTGGTTACAGTATCGGGAAGAAGGAGCAAGTAGCAGTGATGAGGAAAATGATCTGACTAGTGATTTTGTGCATCCTGGTTTCTTCTTGTTGGATGGAAATAACAATCCTGAGGATGACTCCAGTGTGAGCGAAGACTTGGATGTGGAGTGGAG ACTACTTGATGAGTTTGATGACCTAGAACTGGCTCAAGCCATTCCTTATGTGAATCCTCAGTTTCTCTCATTTATGGCACTAGAGAGAAGCTTACAAGAAGCTGTGGAG ACTGCTCTGGTACAGATGGAGTCTCTTGGATTTGATTTTGAAGAGGCTCATCCACCAGCTACTAAAGAAACCATAGATAGTCTGCCACAGATTATCGTCACAGATAACCACCATG GACAAGAGCTGTGTTGTGCTATCTGTTGCAGTGAATATGTGAAAGATGAAGTAATAACAGAGCTACCCTGTCACCATTTGTTTCACAAACCTTGTGTAACACTCTGGTTACAGAAA tCAGGAACATGCCCAATTTGTCGTCATGTGCTTGGACCTGTGCTTCCTGAAGCAACTGACACTATTTCCATACTATCCGATTGTGATTCGGTATCTTCCATTCAAACTAGTGCAGGAGGTTCAGACTAG
- the PJA2 gene encoding E3 ubiquitin-protein ligase Praja-2 isoform X3: MAMGQEAGKPPWPKPAGGFQTVRSKRYGRRHAYVSFRPPLNSQDRDEHQHNEVCKQLELENVQKENSLCSSPLVQAASGLFSESLENTGVGEPICRSVTSQAFDMNTSPLSQFSCELEDSRISGNFMNPHGNSEDLAEYSSGGQSDLNGQNGMAFVDIDSYEPDSSDGEEDDAQDEFSLAREEAGMFQETLDNVLSELDKGIESFTDVQSRLSGLNYSVSRECCEEVGPMPSKSCFGIDSELACPNSRRFKSSAAYQTVPKSSPAGINYESESVGMGTPVAIASELDDDWKTDEGIPPELVVRPKIRKQNTSNQFNEEKFLPNDNEESSSWRRTGIAEVQQGCAEYAMRNSKEEMSSSIFFDSREYEVHRQNTEIHLSKTAAAQEEDIPDDCTFWGDFEDCKRLFAVCRQNENREQTLEEGEVPWLQYREEGASSSDEENDLTSDFVHPGFFLLDGNNNPEDDSSVSEDLDVEWRLLDEFDDLELAQAIPYVNPQFLSFMALERSLQEAVETALVQMESLGFDFEEAHPPATKETIDSLPQIIVTDNHHGQELCCAICCSEYVKDEVITELPCHHLFHKPCVTLWLQKSGTCPICRHVLGPVLPEATDTISILSDCDSVSSIQTSAGGSD; this comes from the exons CAATGGGGCAAGAAGCTGGAAAACCTCCTTGGCCTAAACCAGCAGGAGGATTTCAGACTGTTAGAAGTAAAAGATACGGAAGAAGACATGCCTATGTCAGTTTCAGACCACCTTTGAACAGCCAAGACAGAGATGAACATCAACACAATGAAGTCTGCAAACAATTAGAGTTGGAGAATGTTCAGAAAGAGAATTCTTTAT GTTCCAGTCCGTTGGTTCAAGCTGCTTCTGGTTTATTCAGTGAGTCTTTAGAAAATACTGGAGTTGGAGAACCCATTTGCCGAAGTGTAACAAGCCAAGCTTTTGATATGAACACGTCACCATTGTCTCAGTTCTCGTGTGAACTGGAAGACAGCCGAATCTCAGGGAACTTTATGAATCCTCACGGAAATTCTGAGGACCTTGCAGAATACTCATCTGGAGGGCAGAGTGATTTGAATGGTCAGAATGGAATGGCTTTTGTAGACATTGACTCTTACGAGCCAGATAGCAGTGATGGAGAGGAAGATGATGCTCAAGATGAGTTCTCTTTGGCAAGAGAAGAGGCAGGTATGTTCCAGGAAACACTAGATAATGTACTTTCTGAGTTAGACAAAGGCATAGAGTCTTTTACTGATGTGCAGTCTAGACTGTCAGGTCTCAACTACAGCGTTTCCAGAGAGTGCTGTGAAGAAGTAGGACCAATGCCTTCAAAGAGCTGTTTTGGCATAGACTCAGAGTTGGCATGTCCAAACAGCAGAAGATTTAAATCTTCTGCTGCATATCAAACTGTACCAAAAAGCAGCCCAGCTGGTATCAATTATGAAAGTGAGAGTGTTGGAATGGGAACCCCTGTAGCAATTGCTAGCGAATTAGATGATGATTGGAAGACTGACGAAGGAATTCCACCTGAGCTAGTAGTGAGGcccaaaataagaaaacaaaatacttccAACCAGTTCAATGAAGAGAAGTTTCTCCCTAATGATAATGAAGAAAGTAGTTCCTGGAGGAGAACTGGAATTGCTGAAGTCCAGCAAGGCTGTGCTGAGTATGCCATGAGAAACAGTAAAGAAGAGATGAGCTCTAGCATATTCTTTGACTCAAGAGAGTATGAAGTTCACcgacaaaacacagaaatacatctaagtaaaactgcagcagctcaagAAGAAGATATTCCAGATGATTGTACTTTTTGGGGTGATTTTGAAGACTGCAAGAGGCTCTTTGCAGTGTGCCGCCAAAATGAAAACAG GGAACAGACATTGGAGGAAGGAGAAGTTCCTTGGTTACAGTATCGGGAAGAAGGAGCAAGTAGCAGTGATGAGGAAAATGATCTGACTAGTGATTTTGTGCATCCTGGTTTCTTCTTGTTGGATGGAAATAACAATCCTGAGGATGACTCCAGTGTGAGCGAAGACTTGGATGTGGAGTGGAG ACTACTTGATGAGTTTGATGACCTAGAACTGGCTCAAGCCATTCCTTATGTGAATCCTCAGTTTCTCTCATTTATGGCACTAGAGAGAAGCTTACAAGAAGCTGTGGAG ACTGCTCTGGTACAGATGGAGTCTCTTGGATTTGATTTTGAAGAGGCTCATCCACCAGCTACTAAAGAAACCATAGATAGTCTGCCACAGATTATCGTCACAGATAACCACCATG GACAAGAGCTGTGTTGTGCTATCTGTTGCAGTGAATATGTGAAAGATGAAGTAATAACAGAGCTACCCTGTCACCATTTGTTTCACAAACCTTGTGTAACACTCTGGTTACAGAAA tCAGGAACATGCCCAATTTGTCGTCATGTGCTTGGACCTGTGCTTCCTGAAGCAACTGACACTATTTCCATACTATCCGATTGTGATTCGGTATCTTCCATTCAAACTAGTGCAGGAGGTTCAGACTAG
- the PJA2 gene encoding E3 ubiquitin-protein ligase Praja-2 isoform X2: protein MGQEAGKPPWPKPAGGFQTVRSKRYGRRHAYVSFRPPLNSQDRDEHQHNEVCKQLELENVQKENSLCSSPLVQAASGLFSESLENTGVGEPICRSVTSQAFDMNTSPLSQFSCELEDSRISGNFMNPHGNSEDLAEYSSGGQSDLNGQNGMAFVDIDSYEPDSSDGEEDDAQDEFSLAREEAGMFQETLDNVLSELDKGIESFTDVQSRLSGLNYSVSRECCEEVGPMPSKSCFGIDSELACPNSRRFKSSAAYQTVPKSSPAGINYESESVGMGTPVAIASELDDDWKTDEGIPPELVVRPKIRKQNTSNQFNEEKFLPNDNEESSSWRRTGIAEVQQGCAEYAMRNSKEEMSSSIFFDSREYEVHRQNTEIHLSKTAAAQEEDIPDDCTFWGDFEDCKRLFAVCRQNENSSECSDGEWSTAVPTYFTATEKDQSSSDESWETVSGREEHEPEVQSRSIDDEEESTDFCLQGGEQTLEEGEVPWLQYREEGASSSDEENDLTSDFVHPGFFLLDGNNNPEDDSSVSEDLDVEWRLLDEFDDLELAQAIPYVNPQFLSFMALERSLQEAVETALVQMESLGFDFEEAHPPATKETIDSLPQIIVTDNHHGQELCCAICCSEYVKDEVITELPCHHLFHKPCVTLWLQKSGTCPICRHVLGPVLPEATDTISILSDCDSVSSIQTSAGGSD, encoded by the exons ATGGGGCAAGAAGCTGGAAAACCTCCTTGGCCTAAACCAGCAGGAGGATTTCAGACTGTTAGAAGTAAAAGATACGGAAGAAGACATGCCTATGTCAGTTTCAGACCACCTTTGAACAGCCAAGACAGAGATGAACATCAACACAATGAAGTCTGCAAACAATTAGAGTTGGAGAATGTTCAGAAAGAGAATTCTTTAT GTTCCAGTCCGTTGGTTCAAGCTGCTTCTGGTTTATTCAGTGAGTCTTTAGAAAATACTGGAGTTGGAGAACCCATTTGCCGAAGTGTAACAAGCCAAGCTTTTGATATGAACACGTCACCATTGTCTCAGTTCTCGTGTGAACTGGAAGACAGCCGAATCTCAGGGAACTTTATGAATCCTCACGGAAATTCTGAGGACCTTGCAGAATACTCATCTGGAGGGCAGAGTGATTTGAATGGTCAGAATGGAATGGCTTTTGTAGACATTGACTCTTACGAGCCAGATAGCAGTGATGGAGAGGAAGATGATGCTCAAGATGAGTTCTCTTTGGCAAGAGAAGAGGCAGGTATGTTCCAGGAAACACTAGATAATGTACTTTCTGAGTTAGACAAAGGCATAGAGTCTTTTACTGATGTGCAGTCTAGACTGTCAGGTCTCAACTACAGCGTTTCCAGAGAGTGCTGTGAAGAAGTAGGACCAATGCCTTCAAAGAGCTGTTTTGGCATAGACTCAGAGTTGGCATGTCCAAACAGCAGAAGATTTAAATCTTCTGCTGCATATCAAACTGTACCAAAAAGCAGCCCAGCTGGTATCAATTATGAAAGTGAGAGTGTTGGAATGGGAACCCCTGTAGCAATTGCTAGCGAATTAGATGATGATTGGAAGACTGACGAAGGAATTCCACCTGAGCTAGTAGTGAGGcccaaaataagaaaacaaaatacttccAACCAGTTCAATGAAGAGAAGTTTCTCCCTAATGATAATGAAGAAAGTAGTTCCTGGAGGAGAACTGGAATTGCTGAAGTCCAGCAAGGCTGTGCTGAGTATGCCATGAGAAACAGTAAAGAAGAGATGAGCTCTAGCATATTCTTTGACTCAAGAGAGTATGAAGTTCACcgacaaaacacagaaatacatctaagtaaaactgcagcagctcaagAAGAAGATATTCCAGATGATTGTACTTTTTGGGGTGATTTTGAAGACTGCAAGAGGCTCTTTGCAGTGTGCCGCCAAAATGAAAACAG CTCAGAATGCAGTGATGGAGAATGGTCTACAGCTGTGCCTACCTATTTTACTGCTACAGAAAAAGACCAGTCCTCAAGTGATGAGAGCTGGGAGACTGTCTCAGGCAGGGAGGAACATGAACCTGAAGTGCAGAGCCGCAGCATTGATGATGAAGAGGAGAGCACAGACTTCTGTTTGCAAGGAGG GGAACAGACATTGGAGGAAGGAGAAGTTCCTTGGTTACAGTATCGGGAAGAAGGAGCAAGTAGCAGTGATGAGGAAAATGATCTGACTAGTGATTTTGTGCATCCTGGTTTCTTCTTGTTGGATGGAAATAACAATCCTGAGGATGACTCCAGTGTGAGCGAAGACTTGGATGTGGAGTGGAG ACTACTTGATGAGTTTGATGACCTAGAACTGGCTCAAGCCATTCCTTATGTGAATCCTCAGTTTCTCTCATTTATGGCACTAGAGAGAAGCTTACAAGAAGCTGTGGAG ACTGCTCTGGTACAGATGGAGTCTCTTGGATTTGATTTTGAAGAGGCTCATCCACCAGCTACTAAAGAAACCATAGATAGTCTGCCACAGATTATCGTCACAGATAACCACCATG GACAAGAGCTGTGTTGTGCTATCTGTTGCAGTGAATATGTGAAAGATGAAGTAATAACAGAGCTACCCTGTCACCATTTGTTTCACAAACCTTGTGTAACACTCTGGTTACAGAAA tCAGGAACATGCCCAATTTGTCGTCATGTGCTTGGACCTGTGCTTCCTGAAGCAACTGACACTATTTCCATACTATCCGATTGTGATTCGGTATCTTCCATTCAAACTAGTGCAGGAGGTTCAGACTAG
- the PJA2 gene encoding E3 ubiquitin-protein ligase Praja-2 isoform X4, which yields MNTSPLSQFSCELEDSRISGNFMNPHGNSEDLAEYSSGGQSDLNGQNGMAFVDIDSYEPDSSDGEEDDAQDEFSLAREEAGMFQETLDNVLSELDKGIESFTDVQSRLSGLNYSVSRECCEEVGPMPSKSCFGIDSELACPNSRRFKSSAAYQTVPKSSPAGINYESESVGMGTPVAIASELDDDWKTDEGIPPELVVRPKIRKQNTSNQFNEEKFLPNDNEESSSWRRTGIAEVQQGCAEYAMRNSKEEMSSSIFFDSREYEVHRQNTEIHLSKTAAAQEEDIPDDCTFWGDFEDCKRLFAVCRQNENSSECSDGEWSTAVPTYFTATEKDQSSSDESWETVSGREEHEPEVQSRSIDDEEESTDFCLQGGEQTLEEGEVPWLQYREEGASSSDEENDLTSDFVHPGFFLLDGNNNPEDDSSVSEDLDVEWRLLDEFDDLELAQAIPYVNPQFLSFMALERSLQEAVETALVQMESLGFDFEEAHPPATKETIDSLPQIIVTDNHHGQELCCAICCSEYVKDEVITELPCHHLFHKPCVTLWLQKSGTCPICRHVLGPVLPEATDTISILSDCDSVSSIQTSAGGSD from the exons ATGAACACGTCACCATTGTCTCAGTTCTCGTGTGAACTGGAAGACAGCCGAATCTCAGGGAACTTTATGAATCCTCACGGAAATTCTGAGGACCTTGCAGAATACTCATCTGGAGGGCAGAGTGATTTGAATGGTCAGAATGGAATGGCTTTTGTAGACATTGACTCTTACGAGCCAGATAGCAGTGATGGAGAGGAAGATGATGCTCAAGATGAGTTCTCTTTGGCAAGAGAAGAGGCAGGTATGTTCCAGGAAACACTAGATAATGTACTTTCTGAGTTAGACAAAGGCATAGAGTCTTTTACTGATGTGCAGTCTAGACTGTCAGGTCTCAACTACAGCGTTTCCAGAGAGTGCTGTGAAGAAGTAGGACCAATGCCTTCAAAGAGCTGTTTTGGCATAGACTCAGAGTTGGCATGTCCAAACAGCAGAAGATTTAAATCTTCTGCTGCATATCAAACTGTACCAAAAAGCAGCCCAGCTGGTATCAATTATGAAAGTGAGAGTGTTGGAATGGGAACCCCTGTAGCAATTGCTAGCGAATTAGATGATGATTGGAAGACTGACGAAGGAATTCCACCTGAGCTAGTAGTGAGGcccaaaataagaaaacaaaatacttccAACCAGTTCAATGAAGAGAAGTTTCTCCCTAATGATAATGAAGAAAGTAGTTCCTGGAGGAGAACTGGAATTGCTGAAGTCCAGCAAGGCTGTGCTGAGTATGCCATGAGAAACAGTAAAGAAGAGATGAGCTCTAGCATATTCTTTGACTCAAGAGAGTATGAAGTTCACcgacaaaacacagaaatacatctaagtaaaactgcagcagctcaagAAGAAGATATTCCAGATGATTGTACTTTTTGGGGTGATTTTGAAGACTGCAAGAGGCTCTTTGCAGTGTGCCGCCAAAATGAAAACAG CTCAGAATGCAGTGATGGAGAATGGTCTACAGCTGTGCCTACCTATTTTACTGCTACAGAAAAAGACCAGTCCTCAAGTGATGAGAGCTGGGAGACTGTCTCAGGCAGGGAGGAACATGAACCTGAAGTGCAGAGCCGCAGCATTGATGATGAAGAGGAGAGCACAGACTTCTGTTTGCAAGGAGG GGAACAGACATTGGAGGAAGGAGAAGTTCCTTGGTTACAGTATCGGGAAGAAGGAGCAAGTAGCAGTGATGAGGAAAATGATCTGACTAGTGATTTTGTGCATCCTGGTTTCTTCTTGTTGGATGGAAATAACAATCCTGAGGATGACTCCAGTGTGAGCGAAGACTTGGATGTGGAGTGGAG ACTACTTGATGAGTTTGATGACCTAGAACTGGCTCAAGCCATTCCTTATGTGAATCCTCAGTTTCTCTCATTTATGGCACTAGAGAGAAGCTTACAAGAAGCTGTGGAG ACTGCTCTGGTACAGATGGAGTCTCTTGGATTTGATTTTGAAGAGGCTCATCCACCAGCTACTAAAGAAACCATAGATAGTCTGCCACAGATTATCGTCACAGATAACCACCATG GACAAGAGCTGTGTTGTGCTATCTGTTGCAGTGAATATGTGAAAGATGAAGTAATAACAGAGCTACCCTGTCACCATTTGTTTCACAAACCTTGTGTAACACTCTGGTTACAGAAA tCAGGAACATGCCCAATTTGTCGTCATGTGCTTGGACCTGTGCTTCCTGAAGCAACTGACACTATTTCCATACTATCCGATTGTGATTCGGTATCTTCCATTCAAACTAGTGCAGGAGGTTCAGACTAG